From Solidesulfovibrio carbinoliphilus subsp. oakridgensis, the proteins below share one genomic window:
- the aroC gene encoding chorismate synthase — MSGNTFGTIFRLTTYGESHGPALGGVVDGCPPGVPVSEEILQRDLDRRRPGAGGLTGTARKEPDAVRLLSGVFEGETTGTPIGFVIENTDQRSRDYEAAKTLLRPGHADGTYLAKYGRRDYRGGGRASARETAARVAGGAVAGALLARAGIRVVAYTVELGGIPALPVDVAGAADRPFCAPDPDVIPLWEARAREAMATGDSLGGIVEVVATGVPAGLGEPVFDKLDARLAYALMGVGAVKGVEIGNGFAAARLLGSQNNDPIVHPPVSNNAGGILGGIASGQPVVARAAVKPIPSIAVPQRTMDIDGEPAEIVVGGRHDRSAIPRVVPVLRAMVLLVLADLWLAQKTVA, encoded by the coding sequence ATGAGCGGCAACACCTTCGGCACGATCTTCCGGCTGACCACCTACGGCGAGTCCCACGGTCCGGCCCTCGGCGGGGTCGTGGACGGCTGTCCGCCGGGCGTCCCCGTCAGCGAGGAAATCCTCCAGCGCGACCTCGACCGCCGCCGCCCCGGCGCTGGCGGACTGACCGGCACGGCCCGCAAGGAGCCGGACGCGGTGCGCCTCCTGTCCGGCGTCTTCGAGGGCGAGACGACCGGCACGCCCATCGGCTTTGTCATCGAAAACACCGACCAGCGGTCCCGGGACTACGAGGCGGCCAAGACGCTCTTGCGGCCCGGCCATGCCGACGGCACCTACCTGGCCAAGTACGGCCGGCGCGACTACCGGGGCGGCGGCCGGGCCTCGGCCCGGGAGACGGCGGCCCGGGTGGCCGGCGGGGCCGTGGCCGGGGCCCTGCTCGCCCGGGCCGGCATCCGGGTTGTGGCCTACACCGTGGAACTCGGCGGCATCCCGGCCCTGCCCGTGGACGTGGCCGGCGCGGCCGACCGGCCGTTTTGCGCCCCGGACCCGGACGTGATCCCGCTCTGGGAGGCCCGGGCCAGGGAGGCCATGGCCACGGGCGACAGCCTCGGCGGCATCGTCGAGGTCGTGGCCACGGGCGTGCCGGCCGGGCTTGGCGAGCCGGTTTTCGACAAGCTCGACGCCCGCCTGGCCTATGCGCTCATGGGCGTCGGCGCGGTCAAGGGCGTGGAGATCGGCAACGGGTTCGCGGCCGCGCGCCTCCTTGGCTCGCAAAATAACGACCCCATCGTCCACCCGCCCGTGTCCAACAACGCCGGCGGCATCCTCGGCGGCATCGCCAGCGGCCAGCCGGTAGTGGCCCGGGCGGCGGTCAAGCCCATCCCGTCCATCGCCGTGCCCCAGCGGACCATGGACATCGACGGCGAGCCGGCCGAAATCGTGGTCGGCGGCCGCCACGACCGCAGCGCCATCCCGCGCGTGGTGCCGGTGCTGCGGGCCATGGTCCTGCTCGTGCTGGCCGACCTGTGGCTGGCGCAAAAGACCGTGGCCTAG
- a CDS encoding radical SAM/SPASM domain-containing protein, with the protein MIHAPLVLDLLHVEASSRSRAETGYTIRAGHRKHWLDHDLPLPLWQQVLAAVRHVAEIRFHGWGDPLANPDILPMLALAAKTGARVVVVTDGARLGDEQAGALVRDGIDRVVFPLAGLSEETNFRRRGASLFAALAAMDRLRTVCAVHQTGRPEIAVRYTLTRSGLAAELDRLPEFLDRIGVRAASLRPLSYATRPETEADTLVPDDQDAYDRLADHLRRVRAEAATYGIALDCRLVHGGVSRFHCPDTPGASLFLAADGAVSPCALRNVPIPPPASYRFHGRDVPFPRDIRGNLHATPLSAVWNDPGYREFRYQHDTDTPPPGCAGCWRSFLVAVE; encoded by the coding sequence ATGATCCACGCGCCGCTCGTCCTCGACCTCCTGCACGTCGAGGCCTCCTCGCGCAGCCGGGCCGAAACCGGCTACACCATCCGGGCCGGCCACCGGAAGCACTGGCTGGACCACGACCTGCCGCTGCCGCTGTGGCAGCAGGTCCTGGCCGCCGTCCGGCACGTGGCCGAAATCCGCTTCCACGGCTGGGGGGACCCGCTGGCCAACCCGGACATCCTGCCCATGCTGGCCCTGGCCGCCAAGACCGGAGCCCGGGTGGTTGTGGTCACCGACGGGGCGCGCCTGGGGGACGAGCAGGCGGGCGCCCTCGTCCGGGACGGCATCGACCGGGTCGTCTTCCCCCTGGCCGGCCTGTCCGAGGAAACCAATTTCCGCCGGCGCGGGGCAAGCCTTTTTGCCGCCCTGGCCGCCATGGACCGGCTGCGCACCGTCTGCGCCGTGCACCAGACCGGACGTCCCGAAATCGCGGTCCGCTATACCCTGACCCGCTCCGGCCTTGCCGCCGAACTGGACCGGCTGCCGGAATTCCTCGACCGCATCGGCGTGCGCGCCGCCTCGCTGCGTCCGCTCTCCTACGCCACCCGGCCGGAAACCGAAGCCGACACCCTGGTGCCAGACGACCAGGACGCCTACGACCGGCTGGCCGACCATCTGCGCCGCGTCAGGGCCGAGGCCGCCACCTACGGCATCGCCCTGGACTGCCGGCTGGTTCACGGCGGCGTCTCGCGCTTCCACTGCCCGGACACGCCGGGCGCAAGCCTCTTTCTCGCGGCCGATGGCGCGGTCAGCCCCTGCGCTCTCCGAAACGTGCCCATCCCGCCCCCGGCCAGCTACCGCTTCCACGGCCGGGATGTCCCCTTCCCCCGCGACATTCGCGGCAACCTGCACGCCACCCCCTTGTCCGCCGTCTGGAACGACCCCGGTTACCGCGAGTTCCGCTACCAGCACGACACCGACACCCCGCCCCCGGGCTGCGCCGGCTGCTGGCGCTCGTTCCTGGTGGCCGTCGAGTAG
- a CDS encoding DUF2079 domain-containing protein, with amino-acid sequence MPALNDPVLLPTGSGRGFGGGVFLGLFGVLSLMACLKYLALHSTVFDLGVFLSNIYSLHNDGQWWRAFLGHAQPLLPVYAQVYRLVPDQAAPLVLLTGQAFVLALPALWAARRYGMLAALAYALYFPVWTNALFDFHLDHLLIPLLFGFLAAATSGRYRLAVALGLLPALVKEPYALTTAFCGLYLLVAARQSRAGWGLILFGGLYFFVATAWLVPFCTAEGGFGAPSGAYAWLGSGPGAAVLTLLTHPLDALAVVFGVPGKWKYLAFLFGALLFFPIFRPKLLLPALPALALALFSTQPSAYGWANHYTAGAAGALFFAFCEVLGPVRILARQSGNGVRRFGLLIFLALAGGHVLLAPSPVSRLFWTTDNFAFSIDAYEPTARDAGILGEILRSVPRDPALPVVSQNTLNWGALAERRDFNSFPLGVFDAHPVRDLTGATWKDFWAFIRTGQTLDLPVRTWQAGYVLLDLTRPWFVLDRGCDFQNGACRDAEVAREFTALVARARQELETVYDRDGFLILRRPQAAVPAQPPAETPTAPPAKAPSTSPPAGDTPQAPTAPGQDAAASAVQAPAAPPAPNAGGDIEVEVLDRFPGQRHGTKPMPMVAPPSVGQPGQPGQPAGAGPAVAPETAPQENEAPARPASQSRRSRRHRPPAEQSAPPAAPVPDAAVPGSETTIAPAGDAAPAPETQPRPSRRSRRHRAPAPVSPPGPAEPAAGDQTPSP; translated from the coding sequence ATGCCCGCCCTTAACGATCCCGTCCTTTTGCCGACCGGCTCCGGCCGGGGATTCGGCGGCGGCGTCTTTCTCGGCCTTTTCGGCGTGCTGTCGCTCATGGCCTGCCTCAAGTACCTGGCCCTGCACTCCACGGTCTTCGACCTCGGGGTCTTTCTTTCCAACATCTATTCGCTGCACAACGACGGCCAGTGGTGGCGGGCCTTTCTCGGCCACGCCCAGCCGCTTTTGCCGGTCTACGCGCAGGTCTACCGGCTGGTGCCGGACCAGGCCGCGCCCCTGGTCCTCCTGACGGGCCAGGCCTTTGTCCTGGCCCTGCCGGCCCTGTGGGCGGCCAGGCGCTACGGCATGCTGGCCGCCCTGGCCTATGCCCTCTATTTTCCGGTCTGGACCAACGCCCTTTTCGACTTCCACCTGGACCACCTGCTCATTCCGCTCCTTTTCGGCTTCCTGGCGGCGGCCACGTCCGGCCGGTACCGGCTGGCCGTGGCCCTGGGGCTGCTGCCGGCCCTGGTCAAGGAGCCCTACGCCCTGACCACGGCCTTTTGCGGCCTGTACCTGCTGGTGGCGGCCCGGCAGTCCCGGGCCGGCTGGGGACTTATCCTCTTTGGGGGCCTCTATTTCTTCGTCGCCACCGCCTGGCTGGTCCCCTTCTGCACGGCCGAGGGCGGCTTCGGGGCCCCGAGCGGCGCCTACGCCTGGCTCGGCAGCGGCCCGGGCGCGGCCGTCCTCACCCTGCTCACCCATCCCCTGGACGCCTTGGCCGTGGTCTTCGGCGTGCCGGGAAAATGGAAATACCTGGCCTTTCTTTTCGGGGCCCTGCTCTTTTTCCCGATATTCAGGCCAAAGCTCCTGCTCCCGGCCCTGCCGGCCCTGGCCCTGGCCCTCTTTTCGACCCAGCCGAGCGCCTACGGCTGGGCCAACCACTACACGGCCGGCGCGGCCGGGGCCCTTTTCTTCGCCTTTTGCGAAGTGCTCGGCCCGGTGCGCATCCTGGCCCGGCAGTCCGGCAACGGCGTGCGCCGCTTCGGGCTGCTCATCTTCCTGGCCCTGGCCGGCGGCCATGTGCTTTTGGCCCCTTCCCCGGTGTCCCGGCTTTTCTGGACCACCGACAACTTCGCCTTTTCCATCGACGCCTACGAGCCGACGGCCCGGGATGCCGGCATCCTGGGCGAGATCCTGCGCTCCGTGCCGCGCGATCCGGCCCTGCCGGTCGTCTCCCAGAACACGCTCAACTGGGGGGCCCTGGCCGAACGCCGCGACTTCAACAGCTTTCCCCTGGGCGTTTTCGACGCCCATCCCGTGCGCGACCTGACCGGCGCCACCTGGAAGGATTTCTGGGCCTTCATCCGGACCGGCCAGACGCTGGACCTGCCGGTGCGGACCTGGCAGGCCGGCTACGTGCTGCTCGACCTGACCCGGCCCTGGTTCGTGCTCGACCGGGGCTGCGACTTTCAAAACGGCGCCTGCCGCGACGCGGAGGTGGCCCGGGAGTTCACCGCCCTCGTGGCCCGGGCCCGCCAGGAACTGGAGACGGTCTACGACCGGGACGGCTTCCTGATCCTGCGCCGGCCGCAAGCCGCTGTGCCAGCCCAACCCCCGGCGGAGACCCCGACCGCCCCGCCGGCCAAGGCCCCGTCGACTTCGCCCCCGGCCGGCGACACGCCCCAGGCCCCGACCGCGCCGGGCCAGGACGCCGCGGCGTCGGCGGTCCAGGCGCCGGCCGCGCCGCCGGCCCCCAATGCCGGTGGGGACATCGAGGTCGAGGTCCTCGACCGCTTCCCGGGCCAGCGTCACGGCACGAAACCCATGCCCATGGTCGCGCCGCCAAGCGTCGGGCAACCGGGGCAGCCGGGGCAGCCGGCGGGCGCCGGCCCGGCCGTGGCGCCGGAAACCGCGCCCCAGGAAAACGAGGCCCCGGCCCGCCCGGCATCCCAGAGCCGCCGCAGCCGCCGGCACCGGCCGCCGGCCGAGCAGTCGGCGCCCCCGGCCGCCCCGGTGCCGGACGCGGCCGTCCCCGGGTCCGAAACCACCATCGCCCCCGCCGGCGACGCCGCCCCGGCCCCGGAAACACAACCCCGGCCCTCCCGCCGCAGCCGGCGGCACAGGGCCCCGGCCCCGGTCTCCCCGCCGGGCCCCGCGGAACCGGCTGCCGGCGACCAGACGCCGTCGCCCTAG
- a CDS encoding DUF6976 family protein: MRQTISTVADVKQMIEAGRTLLLAGDEDALSQLPKGDWIAGTIPYFISSDQGGMVSRDMICTTDITDLVASIDIVAYDQNSLARVYAEGPKHGFSFIIIPAFSKTHRSFALNAPNYKDFGVRPLIGWVAGVHLGDLGKKSPKVINGRTGDTLEEGALVLQAMLPEGKVAEIGIINLFEQGDGDILTFTSDDFAAKDVMVNGEKRNLAAYIVKNKLDTKLPLVADYYGALVNISVQDVDEVEGQVKFYAPVFTGIRYKHAKPVADYVKVFNDRLSKECAVDSNRVAFSCNCILNYLYSELEGKKTDPFTGPVTFGEIAYQLLNQTLVYLEIMDV, from the coding sequence ATGCGACAGACCATTTCCACCGTGGCGGATGTCAAGCAGATGATCGAGGCGGGGCGCACGCTCCTCCTGGCCGGCGACGAGGATGCCCTGAGCCAGCTGCCCAAGGGCGACTGGATCGCCGGCACGATTCCCTATTTCATCTCCAGCGACCAGGGCGGCATGGTCAGTCGCGACATGATCTGCACCACGGACATCACCGATCTGGTCGCCTCCATCGATATCGTGGCCTACGACCAAAACAGCCTGGCCCGGGTCTACGCCGAAGGCCCCAAGCACGGCTTCAGCTTCATCATCATTCCCGCCTTCAGCAAGACGCACCGGTCCTTCGCCTTGAATGCCCCCAACTACAAGGATTTCGGCGTCCGGCCGCTGATCGGCTGGGTGGCCGGCGTCCACCTCGGCGATCTCGGCAAGAAATCGCCCAAGGTCATCAACGGCCGCACCGGCGACACCCTGGAAGAAGGCGCCCTGGTCCTCCAGGCCATGCTGCCCGAGGGCAAGGTGGCCGAAATCGGCATCATCAACCTGTTCGAGCAGGGCGACGGCGACATCCTGACCTTCACCTCCGACGACTTTGCGGCGAAAGACGTCATGGTCAACGGCGAAAAGCGCAACCTGGCCGCCTACATCGTGAAAAACAAGCTCGACACCAAGCTGCCGCTGGTGGCCGACTACTACGGGGCCCTGGTCAACATCAGCGTCCAGGACGTGGACGAGGTCGAGGGCCAGGTGAAATTCTACGCCCCGGTCTTCACCGGCATCCGCTACAAGCACGCCAAGCCCGTGGCCGACTACGTCAAGGTGTTCAACGACCGCCTAAGCAAGGAATGCGCCGTCGATTCCAACCGGGTGGCCTTCTCCTGCAACTGCATCCTCAACTATCTGTATTCCGAGCTCGAAGGCAAAAAGACCGACCCCTTCACCGGGCCGGTCACGTTTGGCGAAATCGCCTACCAGTTGCTCAACCAGACCCTGGTGTACCTCGAGATCATGGACGTCTAA
- a CDS encoding lysophospholipid acyltransferase family protein codes for MDTPVRSRIFALSPSFGGAFVRRAVALAEPALGRLLSLAPIEDLYQRVPAGATGGAFVDAVLSAMDVPVRVAAEELERIPKTGPVVVVSNHPFGGLEGLVLARMLLAVRPDARIMANFLLSRIPELRELFVFVDPFGGNSATGTNIRPLKECLQVLRAGGLLAVFPAGAVAHPRLENGRLAVTDPAWSTTVARLVRKTEATVVPVHFSGRNSRLFQVLGLAHPLLRTAMLPREFANKCGATVEARIGTPISFGRLARLSSCEAEIDECITRYLRLRTFLLRNRPDRPKRRPPLFPQKSPARQEALIAPISPELLADEIARLPVGAVLHQSGEFAVIEARAADMPLTLREIGRLRELTFRRVGEGTGKACDLDEFDPFYRHLFLWNAEKREVAGAYRIGRTDELLAAKGPQGLYTSTLFVLKAAFFSQISPALEMGRSFVRPEYQKSYSPLLLLWKGLAQMVVREPRYRILFGPVSITSDYKHASRRLMASYFEGNVTNPGLARLVRPKTPLRGQTWLARAARTLVADLDDLLALIDDIEADRKGIPVLLRQYLKLGGKILAFNVDKGFADCLDGLIVVDLLKADRRQLERYMGKAGLAAFTAYHEAGNAADMADDGERCA; via the coding sequence ATGGATACACCCGTACGTTCCCGGATTTTCGCCCTTTCCCCCTCCTTTGGGGGGGCCTTTGTCCGCCGGGCCGTGGCCCTGGCCGAACCGGCCCTTGGCCGCCTCCTGTCGCTTGCCCCCATCGAGGACCTCTACCAGCGGGTGCCCGCCGGAGCCACCGGCGGCGCGTTCGTCGACGCGGTCCTCTCGGCCATGGACGTGCCGGTCCGGGTCGCAGCCGAGGAGCTCGAGCGCATTCCCAAAACCGGGCCCGTGGTGGTGGTCTCCAACCACCCCTTCGGCGGCCTCGAAGGCCTGGTCCTGGCCAGGATGCTCCTGGCTGTGCGCCCGGACGCCCGGATCATGGCCAACTTTCTCCTCTCCCGCATCCCGGAGCTGCGCGAGCTCTTCGTCTTCGTCGATCCCTTTGGCGGCAATTCGGCCACCGGCACCAACATCCGGCCCCTCAAGGAATGCCTGCAGGTCCTGCGCGCCGGCGGCCTGCTCGCCGTCTTCCCGGCCGGGGCGGTGGCCCACCCGCGCCTGGAAAACGGCCGCCTGGCCGTCACCGACCCGGCCTGGAGCACGACTGTCGCCCGGCTCGTGCGCAAGACCGAAGCCACAGTCGTGCCCGTCCATTTCAGCGGCCGCAACAGCCGCCTCTTCCAGGTCCTCGGCCTCGCGCACCCGCTTTTGCGCACCGCCATGCTCCCCCGGGAATTCGCCAACAAGTGCGGCGCCACCGTCGAGGCCCGGATCGGCACACCCATCAGCTTCGGCCGCCTGGCCCGGCTTTCGAGCTGCGAAGCCGAAATCGACGAGTGCATCACCCGCTACCTGCGGCTTCGGACCTTTCTCCTGCGCAACCGGCCCGATCGGCCCAAACGCCGGCCCCCGCTTTTTCCCCAGAAAAGCCCGGCCCGGCAGGAAGCCCTCATCGCGCCCATAAGCCCCGAACTCCTGGCCGACGAAATCGCGCGCCTGCCGGTCGGCGCGGTGCTGCACCAAAGCGGCGAATTCGCGGTCATCGAAGCTCGGGCCGCCGACATGCCGCTCACCCTGCGCGAAATCGGACGCCTGCGCGAACTGACCTTCCGCCGGGTCGGCGAAGGCACGGGCAAGGCCTGCGACCTCGACGAATTCGACCCGTTCTACCGGCACCTCTTTCTCTGGAACGCCGAAAAACGCGAGGTGGCCGGCGCCTACCGCATCGGCCGCACCGACGAACTGCTGGCCGCCAAGGGGCCCCAGGGCCTCTACACCAGCACCCTCTTTGTCCTCAAAGCCGCCTTTTTCTCCCAGATCAGCCCGGCCCTCGAAATGGGCCGGTCGTTCGTGCGGCCCGAATACCAGAAAAGCTACTCCCCGCTCCTCCTCCTCTGGAAGGGACTGGCCCAGATGGTCGTACGCGAGCCCCGCTACCGCATCCTTTTCGGGCCGGTCAGCATCACCAGCGACTACAAGCACGCCTCGCGCCGGCTCATGGCCAGCTACTTCGAAGGCAACGTCACCAACCCCGGCCTGGCCCGGCTCGTACGTCCCAAGACTCCGCTTCGCGGCCAGACCTGGCTGGCCCGGGCCGCCCGGACCCTGGTCGCGGACCTCGACGATCTCCTCGCGCTCATCGACGACATCGAAGCCGACCGCAAAGGCATCCCCGTGCTCCTGCGCCAATACCTGAAACTCGGCGGCAAGATCCTGGCCTTCAATGTGGACAAGGGCTTCGCCGACTGCCTCGACGGCTTGATCGTCGTCGATCTCCTCAAAGCCGACCGCCGCCAACTCGAACGCTACATGGGCAAGGCCGGACTGGCCGCCTTCACCGCCTACCACGAAGCCGGCAATGCGGCCGACATGGCCGACGACGGCGAGCGTTGCGCCTAG
- the amrB gene encoding AmmeMemoRadiSam system protein B: MEYPRARHDLEFIPFDHEGRNMVLVRDRLELVPYGTGIPAGLLPVLALMDGRHSLADLEKEITALQEGRRVSRDDILSVLSELDAAGLLDTPCYQSRKAEAAADFAARPVRPAVFAGQAYPDAPALLVPYLDAMLEAASARPAAGPVVAVIAPHIDPEAGKAGYGAAYGALRAALDGRTPPKRVVVLGVGHQVIKGLYCLTDKVFATPLGEVPADGPAVAALRRAGQATVDPADLPHRSEHSVEFQAVFLRHVLGDAPFTLVPILCGSPLGALPRHSRQAFREAAGPFLSALREMAADPDTLVVAGVDLFHIGPKFGHAEPAEALEEAALAHDTALLDALARGDADAIWEESARVKDVYNVCGFTALATLAEILPPATMALLAHDVMREAETRSAVSFAGAVFSPR; encoded by the coding sequence ATGGAATACCCCCGCGCCAGACACGACCTCGAATTCATTCCCTTTGACCACGAGGGCCGCAACATGGTCCTCGTCCGCGACCGACTGGAACTGGTGCCCTACGGCACGGGCATTCCGGCCGGGCTCCTGCCGGTCCTGGCCCTCATGGACGGCCGGCATTCCCTGGCCGACCTGGAAAAGGAGATAACGGCCCTGCAGGAAGGCCGCCGGGTCAGCCGCGACGACATCCTGTCGGTCCTGTCCGAACTCGACGCCGCCGGCCTCCTCGACACCCCGTGCTACCAGTCCCGGAAAGCCGAGGCCGCGGCCGATTTCGCCGCCAGGCCCGTGCGCCCGGCCGTGTTCGCCGGCCAGGCCTATCCCGACGCCCCGGCGCTCCTCGTCCCCTACCTCGACGCCATGCTGGAGGCCGCTTCGGCCCGTCCGGCCGCCGGGCCGGTCGTGGCCGTCATCGCCCCGCACATCGACCCCGAGGCCGGCAAGGCCGGGTACGGCGCGGCCTACGGGGCCCTGCGCGCCGCCCTAGACGGCCGCACGCCCCCCAAACGGGTGGTGGTCCTCGGCGTCGGCCACCAGGTCATAAAGGGCCTCTACTGCCTGACGGACAAGGTCTTTGCCACGCCCTTGGGCGAGGTCCCGGCCGACGGCCCGGCCGTGGCCGCCCTGCGCCGGGCCGGCCAGGCCACCGTGGACCCGGCCGACCTGCCCCACCGGTCCGAGCATTCGGTGGAATTCCAGGCCGTCTTTTTGCGCCACGTCCTTGGCGACGCGCCCTTCACCCTGGTGCCGATCCTGTGCGGTTCGCCGCTCGGCGCCCTGCCCAGGCACTCCCGCCAGGCCTTTCGCGAGGCGGCCGGCCCGTTCCTCTCCGCCCTGCGCGAGATGGCCGCCGATCCTGACACGCTGGTGGTCGCCGGCGTGGACCTCTTTCACATCGGCCCCAAGTTCGGCCACGCCGAGCCGGCCGAGGCGCTGGAAGAAGCGGCCCTGGCCCACGACACGGCCCTGCTCGACGCCCTGGCCCGGGGCGACGCCGACGCCATCTGGGAAGAGTCCGCCCGGGTCAAGGACGTCTACAACGTCTGCGGCTTCACCGCCCTGGCCACCCTGGCCGAGATCCTGCCTCCCGCGACCATGGCGCTCCTGGCCCACGATGTCATGCGCGAGGCCGAGACACGCTCGGCGGTCAGCTTCGCCGGAGCCGTCTTTTCGCCCCGATGA